The proteins below are encoded in one region of Sinorhizobium meliloti:
- a CDS encoding LacI family DNA-binding transcriptional regulator has translation MRDRPKIKDIAEKAGVSVATVSRALAASTLVTAETRQRVLDLARELDYRPNVSARNLRTRRSMTVLMVVRDVGNPFYLDILKGVEATAREAGYAVLMGNTENDPARETEYFNMLRDGHADGMILMTGKLPSAGDWNHLPVVVALEMIEGSGLPHVQVDNVAAARGAVQHLISLGHRRIAHISGPVPEPMSVYRREGFRLAMRDAGLTIPAGYEVRGDFLIESGEECCRSLFSLSDPPTALFVANDEMAYGAVHELRRIGRDVPGDVSVVGFDDLYLSKAFYPPLTTVGQPRSEIGRTAMAVLLGILAGGSEVAEPIVLPTVLKVRGSTAPPLI, from the coding sequence ATGAGGGACCGGCCGAAGATCAAGGACATCGCCGAGAAGGCGGGCGTGTCGGTGGCCACCGTCTCGCGCGCCCTTGCCGCTTCGACGCTGGTGACCGCCGAGACGCGCCAGCGCGTGCTCGACCTGGCGCGCGAGCTCGATTACCGTCCGAATGTCAGCGCCCGAAATCTGCGCACCCGCAGGTCCATGACGGTGCTGATGGTCGTGCGCGATGTCGGCAATCCCTTCTACCTCGACATCCTCAAGGGCGTCGAGGCGACGGCGCGCGAAGCCGGCTATGCCGTGCTGATGGGCAATACGGAGAACGACCCGGCCCGCGAGACCGAGTATTTCAACATGCTGCGCGACGGACATGCCGACGGCATGATCCTGATGACCGGAAAGCTGCCGTCCGCCGGCGACTGGAACCATCTGCCCGTGGTGGTGGCGCTGGAAATGATCGAGGGCTCGGGCCTGCCGCATGTGCAGGTCGACAACGTCGCCGCGGCCCGCGGTGCCGTCCAGCACCTGATTTCACTCGGCCATCGGAGGATCGCTCATATATCCGGGCCGGTTCCCGAGCCGATGAGCGTCTATCGGCGGGAGGGGTTTCGCCTGGCGATGCGCGATGCCGGGCTGACGATTCCAGCCGGCTACGAGGTGCGGGGCGACTTCCTGATCGAAAGCGGCGAGGAATGCTGCCGCTCGCTCTTCTCTCTTTCAGATCCGCCGACGGCGCTTTTCGTCGCCAATGACGAAATGGCCTATGGCGCCGTCCACGAATTGAGACGAATCGGACGCGACGTGCCGGGCGACGTGTCGGTCGTCGGCTTCGACGATCTCTATCTGAGCAAGGCCTTCTATCCGCCGCTGACGACGGTCGGCCAGCCGCGCTCCGAGATCGGCCGCACCGCCATGGCGGTGCTCCTTGGAATTCTGGCGGGCGGCTCGGAGGTGGCCGAACCGATCGTGCTGCCCACGGTTCTGAAAGTCCGAGGCAGCACGGCGCCGCCACTTATCTGA
- a CDS encoding Gfo/Idh/MocA family protein, with protein sequence MTTLPKQTLRVGFVGTGFIAHFHLKSLIGVRNVEVTGVYSRNPENRARFVSEVEALDLGECRAHESLESLLSAGDVDAVWILSPNYTRLDVMRTLHREIKAGRGKIFAVACEKPLARTVAEAREMLHLAEDAGLNHGYLENQVFCTPVLRGKEIIWRRAASTTGRPYLARAAEEHAGPHEPWFWQGDKQGGGVLSDMMCHSVEVARHLLTAPGAPRNSLKVKSVNGTVANLKWTRAGYADELRRRFGEDVDYRRRPSEDFARATVALEDEEGNELMIEATTSWAYVGAGLRIQLELLGPEYALEYNSLGTGLKIFLSRAVQGTEGEDLVEKQNAEQGLMPVLEDEAGVYGYTDENRHMVECFRKGIKPLETFEDGLAVVEILMGLYRSAEIGATLHFPAPELEDYVPVVARTGA encoded by the coding sequence ATGACCACATTACCGAAACAGACCTTGCGCGTCGGCTTCGTCGGCACCGGCTTTATCGCGCATTTCCACCTCAAATCGCTCATCGGGGTACGCAATGTCGAGGTGACCGGCGTCTACAGCCGCAATCCCGAAAACCGCGCGCGCTTCGTGAGCGAAGTCGAGGCGCTCGATCTCGGCGAGTGCCGCGCGCATGAGAGTCTCGAATCGCTCCTGTCCGCCGGCGACGTCGATGCGGTCTGGATTCTGTCGCCGAACTACACCCGGCTCGACGTCATGCGGACGCTCCACCGGGAGATCAAGGCGGGACGCGGCAAGATCTTTGCGGTCGCCTGCGAGAAGCCGCTTGCGCGCACTGTGGCGGAGGCACGCGAGATGCTGCACCTGGCCGAGGATGCCGGTCTCAACCATGGCTATCTCGAAAACCAGGTCTTCTGCACACCGGTGCTGCGGGGCAAGGAGATCATCTGGCGGCGCGCCGCCTCGACCACCGGCCGGCCCTATCTCGCACGCGCCGCGGAAGAACATGCCGGTCCGCACGAGCCCTGGTTCTGGCAGGGCGACAAGCAGGGCGGTGGGGTGCTTTCCGATATGATGTGCCACAGCGTCGAGGTGGCGCGCCATCTGCTCACGGCGCCCGGTGCCCCCCGCAATTCGCTGAAGGTCAAGTCGGTGAACGGCACGGTGGCGAACCTCAAATGGACGCGGGCGGGCTATGCCGATGAGCTGCGCCGCCGCTTCGGTGAGGATGTCGACTACCGCCGGCGCCCATCGGAGGATTTCGCCCGCGCCACCGTGGCGCTGGAGGACGAGGAGGGCAACGAACTGATGATCGAGGCAACGACCTCCTGGGCCTATGTCGGCGCCGGCCTGCGCATCCAGCTCGAGCTTCTCGGGCCCGAATATGCGCTGGAGTACAATTCGCTCGGCACCGGCTTGAAGATATTCCTGTCGCGGGCCGTGCAGGGCACCGAGGGCGAGGACCTCGTCGAAAAACAGAATGCCGAGCAGGGCCTGATGCCGGTGCTTGAGGACGAGGCCGGCGTCTACGGCTATACGGACGAAAACCGCCACATGGTCGAATGCTTCCGCAAGGGGATAAAGCCGCTCGAAACCTTCGAGGACGGCCTGGCGGTCGTCGAAATCCTGATGGGCCTCTACCGCTCCGCCGAGATCGGCGCGACGCTGCATTTCCCCGCGCCGGAGCTGGAAGACTATGTGCCCGTCGTGGCGCGGACGGGGGCGTAG
- a CDS encoding ABC transporter permease produces MAETATVPTYRRAGGIGRLLERYPFLPALVIVAALLLLNGFFSPNSLTFRALTGLLSTYMALILLAIAQTYVVYAGDIDLSAGAILSLVNVAIVVLMERWGGGAGAVFLALAIGLLLGLACGLVNGLVVAALRLQAIVATFATSIFFTGLALYILPVAGTPAPALFWRTYGGRLFGVPFVFYILAALVILLAVMSRTRLVTQLLAVGDDQQAAYQTGLPVIATRIKGYVLCGLFSALAAFCITGDTASGDPLVGGKMTLYSVAAVVLGGSALSGGWGTVVGSLLGALTIGLINSVVFFMGTPSEWQNFVQGLAILLVLMAGVLAGRRARS; encoded by the coding sequence ATGGCAGAGACCGCAACCGTCCCGACATACCGGCGCGCCGGCGGCATCGGCAGGCTGCTGGAGCGCTATCCTTTCCTGCCCGCGCTCGTGATCGTCGCAGCGCTCCTTCTCCTCAACGGCTTCTTTTCGCCGAACAGCTTGACATTCCGGGCTCTGACCGGGCTGCTCAGCACCTATATGGCGCTGATCCTGCTCGCGATCGCGCAGACCTACGTCGTCTATGCCGGCGACATCGACCTCTCGGCCGGCGCTATCCTCTCGCTGGTCAACGTCGCGATCGTGGTCCTGATGGAGCGCTGGGGAGGGGGCGCCGGTGCGGTGTTCCTGGCACTGGCCATCGGTCTCCTCCTCGGGCTCGCCTGCGGGCTCGTGAACGGCCTCGTGGTCGCGGCTCTGCGGCTGCAGGCGATCGTCGCGACCTTCGCGACCAGCATCTTCTTCACGGGCCTTGCGCTCTACATCCTGCCGGTTGCCGGCACGCCCGCGCCGGCGCTCTTCTGGCGCACCTATGGCGGGAGGCTTTTCGGCGTTCCCTTCGTCTTCTACATCCTGGCGGCCCTCGTCATCCTCCTCGCGGTGATGAGCCGCACCAGGCTGGTCACGCAACTGCTTGCCGTCGGCGACGACCAGCAGGCGGCCTACCAGACCGGGCTGCCTGTCATAGCGACCCGGATCAAGGGCTATGTGCTCTGCGGCCTCTTCTCCGCGCTCGCCGCCTTCTGCATCACCGGCGACACCGCAAGCGGCGATCCGCTGGTCGGCGGCAAGATGACGCTTTACAGCGTCGCGGCGGTCGTGCTCGGGGGCAGCGCGCTCTCCGGCGGCTGGGGCACCGTCGTCGGCTCGCTGCTCGGGGCGCTGACGATCGGGCTCATCAACTCGGTCGTCTTCTTCATGGGCACGCCGTCCGAGTGGCAGAACTTCGTGCAGGGCCTTGCGATCCTCCTCGTCCTGATGGCGGGCGTGCTTGCCGGCAGGAGGGCGCGCTCATGA
- a CDS encoding alpha/beta fold hydrolase, protein MTRLNAIFLALISTVFAAPVFAGDDRLVRTDRFVTLAGGERLFVREVRPAERQQAVSAVLLIHGARVPSVASFDLAVPGGSIAAELAAEGHSVYLVDLRGYGASSRPHEMDAPPGGGTPLMRTDEAVSDVAAAVEAAAEWSGDGKVSILGWATGGQWAAAFAARHSARVERLILYNSLYGASDRHPTLGRGSPLEAPDRPGSLNMAALGAYRLNTAESLFAAWDKSIPVSDKSEWRDPAVARAYADMALSSDPTSAERTPPSFRSPSGAMADSFELAFGRKQWSAEALTMPVLVIRSQYDFWSRPEDAAAIAREAPQASLVELPHATHFVHLDRSEAGRSAFLSAVTQFLDLAAR, encoded by the coding sequence ATGACAAGACTCAACGCGATTTTCCTCGCCCTCATCTCAACTGTGTTCGCCGCGCCGGTTTTTGCAGGTGACGATCGACTGGTGCGCACCGACCGCTTCGTGACGCTTGCCGGAGGCGAAAGGCTTTTCGTGCGCGAAGTGCGACCTGCCGAACGGCAGCAAGCGGTGTCGGCCGTTCTGCTGATCCATGGCGCGCGCGTGCCATCGGTCGCCTCGTTCGATCTCGCGGTGCCGGGCGGCTCGATCGCGGCCGAGCTGGCTGCGGAGGGCCATTCGGTCTACCTCGTCGATCTCCGCGGCTATGGTGCCTCAAGCCGGCCGCACGAAATGGATGCACCGCCCGGTGGAGGCACGCCTCTTATGCGAACCGATGAAGCGGTCTCCGACGTCGCCGCCGCCGTCGAGGCGGCTGCGGAATGGAGCGGCGACGGCAAGGTCAGCATTCTCGGCTGGGCGACGGGAGGACAATGGGCCGCCGCCTTTGCCGCCCGCCATTCGGCTCGCGTGGAACGACTCATCCTCTACAACAGCCTTTACGGTGCCTCCGACCGGCATCCGACGCTCGGGCGAGGCTCGCCGCTCGAGGCTCCCGATCGTCCGGGCAGTTTAAACATGGCTGCGCTTGGCGCCTATCGGCTCAACACAGCGGAAAGTCTGTTTGCGGCCTGGGACAAGAGCATCCCCGTTTCCGATAAATCCGAGTGGCGCGACCCCGCTGTCGCCCGCGCCTATGCCGACATGGCGCTGTCCTCCGATCCCACCTCCGCGGAGAGAACGCCGCCGAGTTTCCGCTCCCCTAGCGGCGCGATGGCCGACAGTTTTGAACTGGCGTTCGGCCGCAAGCAGTGGAGTGCGGAGGCATTGACGATGCCGGTGCTCGTCATCCGCTCGCAATACGATTTCTGGAGCCGTCCGGAGGATGCAGCGGCGATTGCGCGGGAGGCGCCGCAAGCAAGCCTCGTCGAGCTTCCACACGCTACCCACTTCGTGCATCTCGACCGCAGCGAAGCGGGCCGTTCGGCCTTCCTGTCGGCGGTCACTCAGTTCCTGGATCTGGCGGCACGATAG
- a CDS encoding ABC transporter permease, translated as MSRVVSFVRQPIVVALVLIVLLLYLGEALSPGFATGGQILRLLIVASLLGIVAAGQNVVILGGREGIDLSVGGVVSLSAILAGNVMNGADGGILPAVAACLAAGAFFGLLNGLGVTLLRIPPLVMTLGMLGVLQGLLVVIRMGIPSGQAAPALSRFVTQPLAYGIPGIIWLWIVIGILLALMLNRTVFGHRIYAIGSNEHAAYMAGVPVKLVRIALFMISGMFAATAGLCLLGYSGTSFANVGEQYMLPSIIAVVFGGTSLAGGKGGYTGTMAGAVLLVILQSILTTINIEESGRQMVFGATLLLLMMFYGRGRAMRA; from the coding sequence ATGAGCCGGGTGGTGTCCTTCGTCCGTCAGCCGATCGTCGTCGCGCTCGTGCTCATCGTGCTTCTCCTTTATCTCGGCGAGGCGCTGTCGCCGGGCTTTGCGACCGGCGGTCAGATCCTGCGGCTCCTGATAGTCGCCTCGCTGCTCGGCATCGTCGCGGCCGGCCAGAACGTCGTCATACTCGGCGGACGCGAAGGAATCGATCTCTCGGTCGGCGGCGTCGTCTCGCTCTCGGCAATCCTCGCGGGCAACGTCATGAACGGCGCCGATGGCGGCATCCTGCCGGCCGTCGCCGCCTGTCTCGCGGCCGGCGCCTTCTTCGGCCTCTTGAACGGGCTCGGCGTCACGCTCCTCAGAATCCCGCCGCTGGTGATGACGCTCGGAATGCTGGGGGTGCTGCAGGGGCTTCTCGTCGTCATCCGGATGGGAATTCCCTCCGGCCAGGCCGCGCCCGCGCTCTCGCGCTTCGTCACGCAACCGCTCGCCTATGGCATTCCCGGCATCATCTGGCTGTGGATCGTGATCGGCATCCTCCTGGCGCTCATGCTCAACCGCACCGTCTTCGGCCACCGCATCTATGCAATCGGCTCGAACGAGCACGCGGCCTACATGGCGGGCGTGCCGGTCAAGCTCGTCCGCATCGCGCTCTTCATGATCTCCGGCATGTTCGCCGCGACCGCCGGACTCTGCCTGCTCGGCTATTCCGGCACGTCCTTCGCTAATGTCGGCGAGCAGTACATGCTCCCCTCGATCATCGCGGTCGTCTTCGGCGGCACATCGCTTGCCGGGGGCAAGGGCGGCTACACCGGCACCATGGCGGGCGCGGTCCTGCTGGTCATCCTGCAGAGCATTCTGACAACGATCAACATCGAGGAGTCCGGACGCCAGATGGTGTTCGGCGCGACGCTGCTCCTGCTCATGATGTTCTATGGACGCGGCCGGGCGATGCGCGCATGA
- a CDS encoding NAD-dependent epimerase/dehydratase family protein has product MPKDANQPTVLITGSSGFLGQAIAHRLRDRYRVIGLDLSPPKGESETEETIKLDITSDESVREAIETAGKRSGGRLASVIHLAAYYDTTGKDNPKYGAVNVEGTRRLLEALQGLPTEQFIYASTLLVQAPSPAKGARINEDDPLDPAWAYPKSKAETEAVIAKHRGAIRTATLRLAGVYDEDCRAAFIAQQIARIFERLPTAYLFSGDLDAGQPYLHKDDLVEAFARAVGHRNELPDDCVFLIGEEETLSYGDLQKRIGRLIHGEDWRTLALPKSLAKPGAWMQTEVLDEESEIKPWMIENSDDHYEIDISRARKKLGWEPRHSLAATLPEMIRRLKQDPTTWYAKNKLEPSVVAASDPEIEQAEKRLAEPLERSDAEVEVAVEEHRLRTLWAPLANVALGLWLVSSPATLGLFDPVGVPLPPALGHEIAEPAIRNARLGISEILSGLLVAAFALFGMYRRWSHAQWITAALGVWIMLAPLVFWTTSAAAYAVDTLAGMLIVAFAVMIPPTPGIRLRALAADDDRPLGWSYSPSSFTQRMPIVALAFVGLFVSRYLAAYQMGHVDGLWDPFFGPGEAPVRNGSEAVVTSWVSKGFPIADAGLGAFAYALDLLAGAIGDSRRWRTMPWMVLLFGLLIVPLGAVSVSFIIIQPPLIGALCTLCIIQAAVTVVLIPYSIDEVLATIQYLWRVRKAGEPFWRTFWMGGPAISEDQTPAPDLNRPASELLKEFIVGGVNFPWTLVASALLGAVLMTTPMVFGSVPPLYHSDHILGCVVILVAVTAMAEVVRPVRFLNVLLGAWVAASPFLLAGGSTVATFANLAIGLALIALSLPRGTRSEEHYGGWDRAIV; this is encoded by the coding sequence ATGCCGAAAGATGCAAATCAGCCGACCGTTCTCATTACCGGCTCGAGCGGTTTCCTGGGCCAGGCGATCGCGCATCGCCTGAGGGACCGGTATCGCGTCATCGGGCTCGACCTGTCCCCTCCGAAGGGCGAGTCCGAGACCGAAGAGACGATCAAACTCGACATCACCTCCGACGAAAGCGTGAGAGAGGCGATCGAGACGGCGGGTAAGCGTAGCGGCGGGCGCCTTGCTTCCGTCATTCATCTTGCCGCCTATTACGACACCACCGGCAAGGACAACCCCAAATACGGTGCCGTCAATGTCGAGGGCACGCGCCGGCTGCTGGAGGCGCTGCAGGGCCTTCCCACCGAACAGTTCATCTATGCAAGCACGCTGCTGGTGCAGGCACCCAGTCCGGCCAAGGGTGCGCGGATCAACGAGGATGATCCGCTGGACCCCGCCTGGGCCTACCCCAAGTCGAAGGCCGAGACCGAGGCGGTAATCGCCAAACATCGCGGCGCGATCAGGACCGCGACTCTTCGCCTCGCCGGCGTCTATGACGAGGACTGCCGAGCCGCTTTCATCGCCCAGCAGATCGCCCGCATCTTCGAGCGGCTCCCGACGGCCTATCTGTTCAGCGGCGATCTGGACGCGGGCCAGCCCTATCTGCACAAGGACGATCTGGTCGAGGCTTTCGCGCGCGCCGTCGGCCACCGCAACGAATTGCCCGACGATTGCGTGTTCCTGATCGGCGAGGAGGAAACGCTCTCCTATGGCGACTTGCAGAAGCGTATCGGCCGGCTGATCCACGGCGAGGACTGGCGCACGCTCGCCCTGCCCAAGAGCCTTGCCAAGCCGGGGGCATGGATGCAGACCGAGGTGCTCGACGAGGAGTCGGAGATTAAGCCGTGGATGATCGAGAACTCGGACGATCATTACGAGATCGACATCTCCCGTGCCCGCAAAAAGCTCGGCTGGGAGCCGAGACACAGCCTAGCTGCGACGTTGCCGGAAATGATCCGGCGGCTCAAGCAAGACCCGACCACCTGGTACGCGAAGAACAAGCTGGAGCCCTCCGTGGTCGCCGCCTCGGATCCGGAAATCGAGCAGGCGGAGAAACGCCTGGCGGAGCCGCTGGAGCGCAGCGACGCTGAAGTCGAAGTTGCCGTGGAAGAACACCGGCTGCGCACGCTCTGGGCGCCGCTGGCAAATGTCGCTCTCGGCCTGTGGCTCGTCTCCTCGCCGGCGACGCTCGGCCTTTTCGACCCCGTCGGCGTGCCACTGCCGCCGGCGCTCGGCCACGAGATCGCGGAGCCCGCCATACGCAATGCCCGACTCGGGATCAGCGAGATCCTGTCCGGATTGCTCGTTGCGGCATTCGCGCTTTTCGGCATGTACCGGCGCTGGTCCCATGCGCAATGGATCACGGCAGCGCTCGGCGTCTGGATCATGCTCGCCCCGCTTGTCTTCTGGACGACGAGTGCTGCGGCCTACGCCGTCGATACGCTTGCCGGCATGCTGATCGTGGCTTTTGCGGTTATGATTCCGCCGACACCCGGCATAAGGCTGCGGGCGCTCGCGGCCGACGACGACCGGCCGCTCGGCTGGAGCTATTCGCCGTCCTCCTTCACCCAGCGCATGCCGATCGTCGCGCTCGCCTTCGTCGGCCTCTTCGTCTCGCGCTATCTCGCCGCCTATCAGATGGGCCATGTCGACGGGCTCTGGGACCCGTTCTTCGGCCCGGGCGAGGCCCCCGTCCGCAACGGCAGCGAGGCGGTCGTGACGTCCTGGGTTTCCAAGGGCTTTCCTATCGCCGATGCCGGCCTGGGCGCCTTCGCCTATGCGCTTGACCTTCTGGCCGGCGCGATCGGAGACAGTCGCCGCTGGCGCACCATGCCCTGGATGGTGCTCCTCTTCGGCCTACTGATCGTGCCCCTCGGCGCCGTCAGCGTCTCCTTCATCATCATCCAGCCGCCGCTTATCGGCGCACTCTGCACGCTCTGCATCATCCAGGCGGCCGTCACCGTCGTGCTCATCCCCTATTCGATCGACGAGGTGCTCGCGACCATCCAGTATCTCTGGCGCGTAAGAAAGGCGGGCGAGCCCTTCTGGCGGACGTTCTGGATGGGCGGCCCGGCCATTTCGGAGGACCAGACGCCGGCCCCCGACCTCAACCGGCCCGCCTCCGAGCTGCTGAAGGAATTCATCGTCGGCGGCGTCAACTTCCCCTGGACGCTGGTCGCGAGCGCTCTGCTCGGCGCGGTCCTGATGACGACGCCCATGGTTTTCGGCAGCGTCCCGCCGCTCTATCACAGCGACCACATTCTCGGCTGCGTCGTGATCCTGGTTGCCGTCACCGCCATGGCGGAGGTCGTCCGTCCGGTGCGTTTCCTGAATGTGCTGCTCGGCGCCTGGGTGGCGGCTTCGCCCTTCCTGCTTGCCGGCGGCAGCACGGTCGCCACCTTCGCCAATCTCGCGATCGGCCTGGCATTGATCGCGCTCAGCCTTCCGCGCGGCACGCGCAGCGAAGAACATTATGGGGGCTGGGACCGGGCGATCGTCTGA
- a CDS encoding sugar ABC transporter ATP-binding protein, with the protein MSKLKLSGVSKAYGATLALRRGDLELMAGEVHVLMGSNGSGKSTLCKIIAGSVRPDGGKIFVDDQPVTISGPRSARSHGIGIFYQELSLAARRSVEENISLGKLPVKSRVFIDRSELRQRAARYIGLFDGVCGEGFSADTLVGNLRPDQRQLVEIMKALASEAPLLIFDEPTSALDRAQVERFFEILRDLKRRGRGIIFISHRMDEIKAIGDRVTIIRDGETITTLNLGETDPATVIRLMVGGAGDMPASQSSVPAVVEGEGGTALTVRDLSGRGFRNVSFEVGRGEILGFGGLHGQGQSAVLRAIFGAGSIASGEILIGDSRFDASNPRDAIRRGCAYVSGDRSRDGVISGRPIIENVTPIHYLRDRLMIARPGKLRAKVAPALDSMHTKFASLFHPIGSLSGGNQQKVIIARWLIDRPDVLLLDDPTKGIDLSAKADLFALIRQLAAEGLGIVLYSSEDAELLGNANRILVFNGGSVSRELTGADRTRYNLYQAAYEAA; encoded by the coding sequence ATGTCGAAGTTGAAACTGAGCGGCGTGAGCAAGGCTTACGGCGCGACCCTGGCGCTCCGCCGCGGCGACCTTGAGCTCATGGCCGGCGAAGTCCATGTCCTGATGGGTTCCAACGGCTCGGGAAAAAGCACCCTCTGCAAGATCATTGCGGGCAGCGTGCGGCCCGATGGCGGCAAGATCTTCGTCGACGACCAGCCGGTGACGATCAGTGGACCGCGCTCGGCGCGATCCCACGGCATCGGCATCTTCTATCAGGAACTCAGCCTCGCCGCGCGCCGCTCGGTCGAGGAGAACATCTCGCTTGGCAAGCTGCCGGTCAAATCGCGGGTCTTCATCGATCGCTCGGAGCTCCGGCAGCGCGCGGCGCGCTATATCGGCCTTTTCGACGGCGTCTGCGGCGAAGGGTTTTCCGCCGACACACTCGTCGGCAACCTGCGCCCCGACCAGCGTCAGCTCGTCGAGATCATGAAGGCGCTGGCGAGCGAGGCGCCGCTCCTCATCTTCGACGAGCCGACCTCGGCGCTCGACCGAGCCCAGGTGGAGCGCTTCTTCGAAATCCTGCGCGATCTCAAACGTCGCGGACGCGGCATCATCTTCATTTCGCACCGCATGGACGAGATCAAGGCGATCGGCGACCGCGTCACCATCATTCGCGACGGCGAGACCATCACCACGCTCAATCTGGGCGAAACCGATCCGGCGACCGTCATCCGGTTGATGGTCGGCGGTGCCGGCGACATGCCGGCATCGCAATCGTCGGTGCCGGCGGTGGTGGAGGGAGAGGGAGGCACAGCGCTGACGGTGCGCGATCTTTCCGGCCGCGGTTTCCGTAATGTGAGTTTCGAGGTTGGCCGCGGCGAGATTCTCGGCTTCGGCGGGCTGCACGGCCAGGGCCAATCGGCGGTGCTCAGAGCGATCTTCGGCGCCGGTTCGATCGCCTCGGGCGAAATCCTGATCGGCGACAGCCGTTTCGACGCTTCGAACCCGCGTGACGCGATCCGGCGCGGCTGCGCCTATGTCTCCGGCGACCGCAGCCGCGACGGCGTCATCAGCGGAAGGCCGATCATCGAGAACGTCACGCCGATCCATTATCTGCGCGACCGGCTGATGATCGCTCGGCCGGGCAAGTTGCGCGCCAAGGTAGCGCCGGCGCTCGACAGCATGCACACCAAATTCGCGAGCCTCTTCCACCCGATCGGTTCGCTTTCGGGCGGCAACCAGCAGAAGGTGATCATCGCCCGCTGGCTGATCGACCGCCCCGACGTGCTGCTGCTCGACGACCCGACCAAGGGCATCGACCTGTCGGCCAAGGCGGACCTCTTCGCGCTGATCCGGCAACTGGCCGCGGAGGGGCTCGGCATCGTCCTCTATTCGTCGGAGGATGCCGAACTGCTCGGCAACGCCAACCGCATTCTCGTCTTCAACGGCGGATCGGTCAGCCGGGAGCTCACTGGGGCGGACCGCACCCGCTACAATCTGTACCAAGCCGCTTACGAGGCCGCGTGA
- a CDS encoding ZIP family metal transporter translates to MNNDLLIILGIAAAAAVASPLGGLVAISLRPSSLVLSIAVGFAAGVLMGTFAFEMMPTSMELAGLPLAVAGFLLGLGLVYILDLYVNRWKMAGPEADQKAEVDRLHRRRRPRGSNVAVLAGGTSAEELIEGMTIGVGATFEPKVALIVGLAICIDNFSEGMSIGELTLDEERKNAKRRTLGWTSLIGLSLFVSAVAGWFLLKGLAQPVTGFLFATGAGGMFYLTITDLVPEAESHQFQQSSAIANAAGFLLVMVLAQMS, encoded by the coding sequence ATGAATAATGATCTCCTGATCATCCTGGGAATTGCCGCGGCGGCGGCCGTAGCATCGCCCCTAGGCGGCCTGGTGGCGATCTCGCTCAGGCCGTCCAGCCTCGTGCTCTCGATCGCCGTCGGCTTCGCGGCCGGCGTCCTCATGGGCACCTTCGCTTTCGAGATGATGCCCACCTCCATGGAACTTGCAGGTCTTCCGCTTGCCGTTGCCGGATTTCTGCTCGGCCTGGGACTCGTCTATATTCTCGACCTCTACGTCAACCGCTGGAAAATGGCCGGACCGGAAGCGGATCAGAAGGCCGAGGTCGATCGCCTGCATCGGCGGCGCAGGCCGCGCGGGAGCAATGTCGCGGTGCTCGCCGGCGGCACGAGTGCGGAAGAGCTGATCGAAGGCATGACGATCGGTGTCGGCGCGACCTTCGAGCCTAAGGTGGCGCTGATCGTGGGTCTCGCGATCTGCATCGACAATTTCAGCGAAGGAATGAGCATCGGCGAATTGACGCTCGACGAGGAGCGGAAGAACGCGAAGCGCAGGACACTCGGATGGACCTCCCTCATCGGACTCTCCCTTTTCGTTTCCGCCGTGGCAGGGTGGTTCCTCCTGAAAGGCCTGGCCCAGCCGGTCACCGGTTTTCTTTTCGCGACGGGAGCGGGCGGGATGTTCTACCTGACGATTACCGACCTCGTGCCGGAAGCGGAGTCGCACCAGTTCCAGCAATCCTCCGCGATCGCCAATGCCGCCGGCTTCCTGCTCGTCATGGTGCTTGCGCAGATGAGCTGA